The following proteins come from a genomic window of Pseudomonadota bacterium:
- a CDS encoding glycosyltransferase family 4 protein, with protein sequence MNKKNIVISALHSKTGGGLTYINGLLHEFSKQHDVNITVLRHKRYAKLIHEHDNITYIDVESPKSKILGTLWEQIIVPFYSYKLKADHTLFNTNFCAFAAKNPSIIIHTDGSVLELVTDWKKRLYWQAINTLTKLSIKRAHHIFTVSESVADTWIEKTAPERSKVQVIYAGLKASATGKDAPFDDNFFNIVTVGDVYPQKNYTFLAKVLQAVSEKEPSAKLHIIGTVYDEAAKNLFFKKVNEYGLQNRVHFHGRKPHKETLSYILHGDVYVTASQVEALNIPLIEAQLLETPIVASNIPVHREVLSQTDDLVDTNMLNNAELFASKIIAAKGTIADQKNPLLSEFSWPKVAEKILSKLS encoded by the coding sequence ATGAATAAGAAAAACATTGTCATTTCAGCACTACACAGCAAAACAGGCGGCGGCCTGACATATATCAACGGCCTACTCCATGAGTTTTCTAAACAACATGACGTAAACATTACCGTACTGAGACACAAGCGATACGCCAAACTAATTCATGAACATGACAATATTACCTACATTGATGTAGAAAGCCCAAAAAGCAAAATACTTGGAACCCTTTGGGAGCAAATTATTGTTCCATTTTACAGCTATAAACTCAAAGCTGATCATACGCTTTTTAATACAAACTTCTGTGCCTTTGCCGCCAAAAACCCATCTATTATCATCCACACAGATGGTAGCGTTTTAGAGCTTGTGACAGATTGGAAAAAAAGATTGTACTGGCAAGCCATCAATACTCTTACAAAGCTTTCTATTAAGCGCGCACATCATATTTTTACAGTATCTGAAAGTGTAGCAGATACATGGATTGAAAAGACAGCTCCTGAAAGAAGCAAAGTACAAGTCATTTATGCTGGCCTTAAAGCATCAGCCACAGGCAAGGATGCTCCATTTGATGATAATTTCTTTAATATTGTGACTGTGGGTGATGTGTACCCTCAAAAGAACTATACATTTCTTGCGAAAGTTTTACAGGCTGTTTCAGAAAAAGAACCAAGTGCCAAACTTCATATTATCGGTACGGTTTATGATGAAGCCGCCAAGAACCTTTTCTTTAAAAAGGTAAATGAATACGGCCTGCAAAACCGCGTCCATTTCCATGGTCGTAAACCACATAAAGAGACACTCTCCTACATCTTACATGGAGATGTGTATGTGACAGCAAGTCAAGTGGAAGCCTTAAACATCCCACTTATTGAGGCGCAATTACTAGAAACACCTATTGTCGCAAGCAATATTCCTGTTCATAGAGAAGTGCTAAGCCAAACTGATGATCTTGTAGATACAAACATGCTCAACAATGCAGAGCTCTTTGCAAGTAAAATTATTGCAGCAAAAGGCACTATTGCAGACCAAAAGAACCCGCTTCTCAGCGAGTTCTCTTGGCCAAAAGTTGCAGAGAAAATTCTAAGCAAACTTTCTTAA
- a CDS encoding sigma-70 family RNA polymerase sigma factor encodes MSDSLNTLYKKAGEGDRNAFHQLVQRVGNQLYKIALYLCRGDESIAEDALQNALIKLWQHAPKWEERSTFTKYASSIIYTCCMDAFRNLKQHSELEDDTVIDFPKAEKRLKEKEQRQTVTEKLKQLPERQRDAILLSFYFDKSQKDVAKALGTTEKAVESLLVRAKKSLKESISHDEKEAML; translated from the coding sequence ATGAGCGATTCTCTAAACACGTTGTATAAAAAAGCTGGGGAAGGCGATAGAAATGCCTTCCACCAGCTTGTACAACGAGTGGGTAATCAGCTGTATAAAATTGCGCTATACCTGTGTAGAGGTGATGAATCGATTGCGGAAGATGCCCTGCAAAACGCACTCATCAAACTATGGCAGCATGCGCCTAAATGGGAAGAGCGAAGCACATTCACCAAATACGCGAGTAGCATTATTTACACCTGCTGCATGGATGCTTTTAGAAACCTAAAACAGCACAGTGAATTAGAAGATGATACTGTTATCGATTTTCCAAAGGCTGAAAAACGTCTTAAGGAAAAAGAACAGCGCCAAACGGTTACAGAGAAGCTAAAACAATTACCAGAGCGCCAAAGAGATGCCATTTTACTGAGCTTTTATTTTGATAAAAGCCAAAAGGATGTGGCCAAGGCACTCGGCACGACTGAGAAAGCTGTTGAAAGCTTACTTGTACGTGCTAAAAAATCTCTTAAAGAGTCAATCTCTCATGACGAAAAGGAGGCAATGTTATGA